One window of the Chloroflexota bacterium genome contains the following:
- the tsaB gene encoding tRNA (adenosine(37)-N6)-threonylcarbamoyltransferase complex dimerization subunit type 1 TsaB — translation MIARDAIVLAIDTATSTAGIALYSENRVLAEATWVTQGNHTAELMPTLAFVMERQHLKVQDLGGLVVSIGPGSFTGTRIGLAVAKGLALAHNLPLVGVPSLDALAYAHAPLRLPTWAVVEAGRGRYCAALYGIQRGQWQKISPYRIVKLDALVPDGNHKTLYCGELDRAAREHLRQTFADLAILAPSAASLRRPAFLAELGWRRLLAGETDDIATLSPIYLQHPVSEREP, via the coding sequence GTGATTGCTCGGGACGCCATCGTGCTCGCCATAGATACGGCCACGTCCACCGCGGGCATCGCCCTGTACAGCGAGAACCGCGTGCTGGCAGAAGCCACGTGGGTAACCCAGGGTAACCACACGGCGGAACTGATGCCGACCCTGGCGTTCGTGATGGAGCGGCAGCACCTGAAGGTGCAGGACTTAGGCGGGCTGGTCGTTTCCATCGGGCCTGGGTCCTTCACGGGGACGCGCATCGGGCTGGCCGTTGCCAAGGGCCTGGCGCTGGCGCACAACCTGCCTCTGGTCGGCGTGCCGTCGCTGGACGCGCTGGCCTACGCCCATGCGCCCTTGCGGCTCCCCACATGGGCGGTGGTAGAAGCCGGGCGGGGGCGCTACTGCGCGGCGCTGTACGGCATCCAGCGCGGCCAATGGCAGAAAATCTCGCCGTACCGAATCGTGAAGTTGGATGCTTTGGTACCCGACGGCAACCACAAGACCCTCTACTGCGGCGAACTGGATCGCGCCGCGCGGGAACACCTGCGGCAGACATTCGCCGACCTGGCGATCCTGGCCCCAAGCGCCGCCTCACTCCGCCGACCCGCGTTCCTCGCCGAATTGGGCTGGCGTCGGCTGCTGGCAGGCGAAACCGATGACATCGCGACGCTCAGCCCCATCTACCTCCAGCACCCCGTGTCGGAGAGGGAGCCGTGA
- the tsaE gene encoding tRNA (adenosine(37)-N6)-threonylcarbamoyltransferase complex ATPase subunit type 1 TsaE, whose translation MSPVLDERMLDFISHSDAQTRRLGARLAALLRGGEVICLEGELGTGKTCLAQGIGKGLGVEEPIVSPSFTLIREYATAPSRPKFIHVDLYRLGEDDLPTLGLEEYLNLSCVVVIEWADRMGASTPEKRLEVRLRFVDDTKRGLTFVAYGDEHRQLLEAFRRSMFGGDRGGER comes from the coding sequence GTGTCTCCCGTCTTGGACGAAAGGATGCTAGACTTTATCAGCCACAGCGACGCCCAGACGCGACGGCTGGGTGCGCGCCTGGCCGCCCTGCTGCGCGGGGGCGAGGTGATCTGCCTGGAGGGAGAACTGGGCACGGGCAAGACCTGCTTGGCCCAGGGCATCGGCAAGGGCCTGGGCGTGGAAGAGCCTATCGTCAGCCCCAGTTTCACCCTCATCCGAGAATATGCCACCGCCCCGTCGCGCCCCAAATTCATCCACGTGGACTTGTATCGTCTGGGAGAGGATGACCTGCCCACGCTGGGACTGGAAGAGTACCTCAACCTCTCGTGCGTCGTGGTGATTGAGTGGGCCGACCGCATGGGCGCGAGCACGCCGGAGAAGCGCCTGGAAGTGCGTCTGCGCTTCGTGGACGACACCAAACGCGGCCTCACGTTTGTCGCCTACGGGGACGAACATCGGCAACTGTTGGAGGCATTTCGGCGCAGCATGTTCGGGGGCGACAGAGGAGGAGAGCGGTGA